From the Hymenobacter yonginensis genome, one window contains:
- a CDS encoding YceI family protein → MAATQWALDPTHSEVQFKVKHLVISTVTGSFKQFSGEAITEGDSFDNAQVKFTAQIDSIDTNQAQRDEHLKSAEFFDAATYPELSFVSTSFVKESEGEYKLTGNLTLHGVTQPITLDVEYGGQAGDFYGNQKAGFEVSGKLNRKDFGLTWSGITEAGSIVVSDEVKLLASLQFAKQA, encoded by the coding sequence ATGGCAGCTACCCAGTGGGCTCTTGACCCAACGCACTCCGAAGTTCAGTTCAAAGTGAAGCACCTGGTGATTTCCACCGTAACGGGCTCGTTCAAGCAGTTTTCGGGGGAGGCAATCACTGAAGGCGACTCGTTCGACAACGCGCAGGTGAAGTTCACGGCCCAGATTGACAGCATCGACACCAACCAAGCCCAGCGCGACGAGCACCTGAAGAGCGCCGAGTTCTTCGACGCCGCCACGTATCCGGAGCTGTCGTTTGTGTCGACCTCGTTTGTGAAGGAGAGCGAAGGCGAATACAAGCTCACCGGCAACCTGACGCTGCACGGCGTTACGCAGCCTATCACGCTGGACGTGGAGTATGGCGGCCAGGCCGGCGACTTCTATGGCAACCAGAAAGCCGGCTTTGAAGTGAGCGGCAAGCTCAACCGCAAAGATTTCGGCCTGACCTGGAGCGGCATCACCGAGGCTGGCTCCATTGTGGTGAGCGACGAGGTGAAGCTGCTGGCCAGCCTGCAGTTTGCCAAGCAGGCCTAG
- a CDS encoding isocitrate dehydrogenase (NADP(+)): MTKIKVANPVVELDGDEMTRIIWKFIKDKLITPYLELDIKYYDLGIEYRDETNDQVTIDAANAIKQYGVGIKCATITPDEERVKEFNLKQMWKSPNGTIRNILDGTVFREPIVMNNVPRLVPNWTAPICIGRHAFGDQYRATDFVTKGKGKLTVTFQPEDGGEAQSFEVYNFKGDGVALAMYNTDESIRGFAHACFNQALSKGWPLYLSTKNTILKKYDGRFKDIFQEIYEQDYLAKFQAAGITYEHRLIDDMVASALKWNGNFVWACKNYDGDVQSDTVAQGFGSLGLMTSVLVTPDGGTMEAEAAHGTVTRHYRDHQKGKPTSTNPIASIFAWTRGLEFRGKLDNNQELIDFCHALEQVCIETVESGKMTKDLAVCIHGNKVEHGKDYLYTEEFLAALDENLKAKLAK, encoded by the coding sequence ATGACCAAAATCAAAGTAGCAAACCCGGTAGTAGAGCTGGATGGCGATGAAATGACGCGCATCATCTGGAAGTTCATCAAGGACAAGCTGATTACGCCTTATCTGGAGCTCGATATCAAGTACTACGACCTCGGGATTGAGTACCGCGACGAAACCAACGACCAGGTAACCATCGACGCCGCTAATGCCATCAAGCAGTACGGCGTGGGCATCAAGTGCGCCACCATCACCCCCGACGAGGAGCGCGTGAAGGAGTTCAACCTGAAGCAGATGTGGAAGTCGCCGAACGGCACCATCCGCAACATCCTCGACGGCACCGTGTTCCGCGAGCCGATTGTGATGAACAACGTGCCGCGCCTCGTGCCCAACTGGACGGCCCCGATCTGCATCGGCCGCCACGCCTTCGGCGACCAGTACCGCGCCACCGACTTCGTGACCAAAGGCAAAGGCAAGCTGACCGTGACCTTCCAGCCCGAGGACGGCGGCGAGGCACAGTCGTTTGAGGTCTACAACTTCAAAGGCGACGGCGTAGCCCTGGCCATGTACAACACCGACGAGAGCATCCGCGGCTTCGCCCACGCCTGCTTCAACCAAGCCCTGAGCAAGGGCTGGCCGCTGTACCTGAGCACAAAGAATACCATCCTGAAAAAGTACGATGGCCGCTTCAAGGACATCTTCCAGGAGATTTATGAGCAGGACTACCTGGCCAAGTTCCAGGCCGCCGGCATCACCTACGAGCACCGTCTGATCGACGACATGGTGGCCTCTGCCCTGAAATGGAATGGCAACTTCGTGTGGGCCTGCAAAAACTACGACGGCGACGTGCAGTCTGACACCGTGGCCCAGGGCTTCGGCTCGCTCGGCCTGATGACCTCCGTACTGGTTACGCCCGACGGAGGCACGATGGAAGCCGAAGCCGCCCACGGCACTGTAACGCGCCACTACCGCGACCATCAGAAAGGCAAACCGACTTCGACCAACCCGATTGCGTCGATTTTCGCCTGGACGCGCGGCTTGGAGTTCCGCGGCAAGCTGGATAACAACCAGGAGCTGATTGACTTCTGCCACGCGCTGGAGCAGGTGTGCATCGAAACCGTGGAAAGCGGCAAGATGACCAAAGACCTCGCCGTCTGCATTCACGGCAACAAAGTGGAGCACGGCAAAGACTACCTCTACACAGAGGAGTTCCTGGCTGCGCTGGACGAGAATCTGAAAGCCAAGCTGGCCAAGTAA
- a CDS encoding alpha/beta fold hydrolase — translation MTSHPTILFLHGFGESREVWTEFTREFPDDHRLLTLNLPGHGTNVHDIRDYSMEAQARYVAEQLRQKSVDRALLVCHSMGGYVALAFAERYPEMVAGLVLFHSTALPDTDEKKANRDKNMDFVRRHGVEKFMESFIRPLFAPANRERLLEQREFLEDIGRATPEATVLGALEAMKNRPDRTQVLRDARFPVLFIVGKEDVAVPTDSMLPQLALPAQSHALLLSDVGHLGFFEEPDLTRRAVLDFAGGVFS, via the coding sequence ATGACTTCTCACCCTACTATTCTGTTCCTGCACGGCTTTGGCGAGTCGCGCGAGGTATGGACCGAATTCACTCGCGAATTCCCCGACGACCACCGCCTGCTGACCCTCAATCTGCCCGGCCACGGCACCAACGTGCACGATATCCGCGACTACAGCATGGAGGCGCAGGCCCGCTACGTGGCCGAGCAGTTACGCCAGAAAAGCGTCGACCGTGCCCTGCTGGTCTGCCACAGCATGGGCGGCTACGTGGCCCTGGCCTTTGCCGAGCGCTACCCCGAAATGGTGGCTGGCCTCGTGCTCTTCCACAGCACCGCCCTGCCCGATACCGACGAGAAAAAAGCGAACCGCGACAAGAACATGGACTTTGTGCGCCGCCACGGCGTCGAGAAGTTCATGGAGTCGTTTATCCGGCCGTTGTTTGCGCCTGCCAACCGCGAGCGGCTGTTGGAGCAGCGCGAGTTTCTGGAAGACATCGGCCGGGCCACGCCCGAAGCCACGGTGCTGGGCGCGCTGGAAGCCATGAAAAACCGCCCCGACCGCACGCAGGTGCTGCGCGATGCCCGGTTTCCGGTGCTCTTTATTGTGGGCAAAGAAGACGTGGCGGTGCCCACCGACAGCATGCTACCCCAGCTGGCGCTGCCGGCCCAGAGCCACGCCCTGCTGCTGAGCGACGTGGGACACCTCGGCTTCTTTGAGGAGCCCGACCTCACGCGCCGCGCCGTGCTGGACTTTGCGGGCGGCGTGTTCAGCTAG
- a CDS encoding PAS domain S-box protein, translating to MNSIPPSFLSETGRSSFALLESLFDALILLSPDGQVRWASAGFGRLTGVAEVPAVAALLREGLAGAGVSPAAFQQQLAGAQPLHYTLELRQATGGYVPVRLKLAPHEAGLLGLLEVLPPASAPTGEQQEQEARLSYLAGQAPGVLFQWREGQGPTAGLRYVSSQLEPLFGLGPQHAHTLPHLLHPTDAYRWRRAASRTRSLGEPFAFEGRLLVPGQPVRWLRASAQLSGTDATGALYSGLLTDITPLKQAEEAVYNQEQRWRQAMERFGDGAWEFDYATGEEYFSQAYHAMLGYTPDSPEPLPASWEQHVHPADRALSLEAADAYLRGEKPLYSVERRLRCRDGSYKWVLTRGLITQRDAQGQPRTMTGVHTDISAVKETTLALEASMLRFSTTIANFQEGILLEDEHQQVVLANDALCQIFALNTTPDQLVGYNTRLLGQRMQHQFRHPEAFAQRYATIVRERQLLTAELFELANGHVIQGDFVPIYVAERYIGHLWKFQDITERKRNDDALRQREEKYRGIIENMNMGLVEMDLDRRVLFVNQAFSDITGYDRASFNEHHTIDRLMTPEDVAQARQRDQRRRRGESETYEISITDSAGELKWLLVSAAPLYDEDRQVYGSIAIVLDITHQKALELNLRAAKEQAEDSARAKELFLANMSHEIRTPMNAILGMGQLLAKTPLDTVQHTYLQAIETSGENLLVILNDILDLSKIGASQLHIERIGFSLAELLLQVEKSLHFKAEEKGLVFRVVLDERLPAVLLGDPYRITQVLLNLAGNSIKFTEKGSVTITCTQACADDTHVELQWSVADTGIGIDAEYLVDIFKDFSQEDPSVTRRFGGTGLGLSISRQLVQLMGGEISIDSQKHRGTNSQFRLRLPIGTTQDLPRKTLITAGVREKLRGQRVLLVEDNHFNRQIAKGFLHNAGLQVQEAENGAEAVELARHYSFDAVLMDVQMPVMNGLEATAYLRQHLRLRTPIIALTANAVKGEREKCLHAGMNDYLAKPFQEDDLLKVLCLWTLGEQLPEAVELPSAAAATMAGPGTLYNLDIVRQIGQNDVSFTILMLESFIESCREAVEELRTAIAEQDILQIRMAAHKLKPSLDHLQVYRLLPLVVELDTWRTPFDAEHLPQLVEQVVAQLQELIWQMQLELQTLQPELE from the coding sequence GTGAATTCCATCCCGCCCAGCTTCCTTTCCGAAACCGGCCGTTCTTCCTTTGCGCTGCTGGAAAGCCTCTTCGACGCCCTTATTCTGCTGTCGCCTGACGGGCAGGTACGCTGGGCCAGCGCAGGTTTCGGGCGCCTCACGGGCGTGGCCGAGGTGCCCGCCGTGGCGGCTCTGCTGCGGGAAGGCCTGGCCGGCGCTGGTGTCTCCCCGGCGGCGTTTCAACAGCAGCTGGCCGGCGCGCAGCCGCTCCACTACACGCTGGAGCTGCGGCAGGCCACCGGCGGCTACGTACCGGTGCGGCTGAAACTAGCACCGCATGAGGCGGGGCTGCTGGGGCTGCTGGAAGTTTTGCCCCCGGCTTCGGCCCCTACCGGCGAGCAGCAGGAGCAGGAAGCCCGCCTGAGCTATCTGGCTGGGCAGGCACCGGGCGTGCTGTTTCAGTGGCGCGAGGGCCAGGGCCCGACGGCGGGCCTGCGCTACGTCAGCTCGCAGCTGGAGCCGCTGTTTGGGCTTGGCCCGCAGCATGCCCACACGCTGCCCCACCTGCTGCACCCCACTGATGCGTACCGCTGGCGCCGGGCCGCCAGCCGCACCCGCAGCCTGGGTGAGCCCTTCGCCTTCGAGGGCCGACTGCTGGTACCGGGGCAGCCGGTGCGCTGGCTGCGGGCCAGTGCCCAGCTGTCCGGCACCGACGCCACCGGCGCGCTCTACAGCGGCCTGCTCACGGATATCACTCCGCTCAAGCAGGCCGAAGAAGCCGTGTACAACCAGGAGCAGCGCTGGCGCCAGGCCATGGAACGGTTTGGCGATGGAGCTTGGGAATTCGACTACGCTACCGGCGAGGAATACTTCTCGCAGGCCTACCACGCCATGCTGGGATACACGCCCGACAGCCCCGAGCCGCTGCCGGCCAGCTGGGAGCAGCACGTACACCCCGCCGACCGCGCCCTGAGCCTGGAGGCGGCAGATGCCTACCTGCGGGGCGAAAAACCCCTCTACTCCGTGGAGCGGCGCCTACGCTGCCGCGACGGTAGCTACAAGTGGGTGCTCACCCGCGGCCTCATCACGCAGCGCGACGCCCAGGGCCAGCCCCGCACCATGACTGGGGTGCACACCGATATTTCGGCGGTGAAGGAAACCACGCTGGCGCTGGAAGCCAGTATGCTGCGCTTCTCCACCACCATTGCCAACTTCCAGGAAGGCATTCTGCTGGAAGACGAGCACCAGCAGGTGGTGCTGGCCAATGACGCCCTGTGCCAGATATTCGCCCTCAACACTACGCCCGACCAGCTGGTAGGCTACAACACGCGCCTGCTGGGGCAGCGCATGCAACACCAGTTCCGGCACCCCGAGGCCTTTGCACAGCGCTACGCCACCATCGTGCGGGAGCGGCAGCTGCTCACGGCCGAGCTGTTTGAGTTGGCCAACGGGCACGTTATTCAGGGCGACTTTGTGCCGATTTATGTGGCGGAGCGCTATATCGGGCACCTGTGGAAGTTTCAGGACATTACGGAGCGCAAGCGCAACGACGACGCCCTGCGCCAGCGCGAGGAAAAGTACCGGGGCATCATCGAGAACATGAACATGGGCCTGGTGGAGATGGACCTCGACCGGCGCGTGCTGTTCGTCAACCAAGCGTTCAGCGACATCACCGGCTACGACCGCGCCTCCTTCAACGAGCACCACACCATCGACCGGCTGATGACGCCCGAAGATGTGGCCCAGGCGCGGCAGCGCGACCAGCGGCGCCGGCGGGGCGAGTCGGAGACGTATGAAATTTCCATCACCGACAGCGCCGGCGAGCTGAAGTGGCTGCTGGTAAGCGCGGCCCCGCTCTACGACGAAGACCGCCAAGTGTACGGCAGCATTGCCATCGTGCTCGACATCACACACCAGAAAGCGCTGGAACTCAATCTGCGGGCCGCCAAGGAGCAGGCCGAGGATTCGGCCCGGGCCAAGGAGCTTTTTCTGGCCAACATGAGCCACGAAATCCGCACGCCCATGAACGCCATTCTGGGCATGGGCCAGCTGCTGGCCAAGACGCCGCTCGACACGGTGCAGCACACCTATCTGCAGGCCATCGAAACCTCCGGCGAGAATCTACTGGTCATTCTCAACGACATTCTGGACTTGTCGAAAATCGGGGCCAGTCAGCTGCATATTGAGCGGATCGGCTTCAGCCTGGCCGAGCTGCTGCTGCAGGTGGAGAAAAGTCTGCACTTCAAGGCCGAGGAAAAAGGCCTTGTGTTTCGGGTGGTGCTGGATGAGCGGCTGCCCGCCGTATTGCTCGGCGACCCCTACCGCATCACGCAGGTGCTGCTCAACCTAGCCGGCAACTCCATCAAGTTCACCGAAAAAGGCTCCGTCACGATTACGTGCACGCAGGCCTGCGCCGACGATACTCACGTAGAGCTGCAATGGTCCGTGGCCGACACCGGCATTGGCATCGATGCCGAGTATCTGGTTGATATCTTCAAGGACTTCAGCCAGGAAGATCCGTCAGTGACGCGCCGCTTCGGCGGCACCGGCCTGGGTTTGAGCATCAGCCGGCAGCTTGTGCAATTGATGGGCGGCGAAATCAGCATCGATAGCCAGAAGCACCGCGGCACCAACAGCCAGTTCCGGCTGCGGCTGCCCATTGGCACAACCCAGGACCTGCCGCGCAAAACGCTCATCACGGCCGGTGTCCGGGAGAAGCTGCGCGGCCAGCGGGTGCTGTTGGTCGAAGACAACCACTTCAACCGCCAGATTGCGAAAGGCTTTCTGCACAATGCCGGCCTGCAGGTGCAGGAGGCCGAAAACGGCGCCGAAGCTGTGGAGCTGGCGCGCCACTACTCCTTCGACGCCGTGCTGATGGACGTGCAGATGCCCGTGATGAATGGCCTGGAAGCCACGGCCTACCTGCGCCAGCACCTGCGCCTGCGCACCCCAATCATTGCCCTCACGGCAAATGCCGTGAAAGGCGAGCGGGAAAAGTGCCTGCACGCCGGCATGAACGACTACCTGGCCAAACCTTTCCAGGAAGACGACCTGCTGAAAGTACTTTGCCTCTGGACGCTGGGCGAGCAGCTGCCCGAGGCGGTTGAGCTGCCCTCTGCGGCGGCGGCCACTATGGCGGGCCCGGGCACGCTCTACAACCTCGACATCGTGCGCCAGATCGGGCAGAACGACGTGTCGTTCACCATCCTGATGCTGGAATCGTTCATCGAAAGCTGCCGCGAAGCCGTTGAGGAGCTACGGACGGCCATTGCCGAGCAGGACATCCTACAGATCCGCATGGCGGCACACAAGCTCAAGCCCAGCCTCGACCACCTGCAGGTGTACCGCCTGCTGCCGCTGGTTGTCGAGCTCGATACCTGGCGCACCCCGTTCGATGCGGAACACCTGCCGCAGCTGGTCGAGCAGGTGGTAGCCCAGCTGCAGGAGCTGATCTGGCAGATGCAGCTGGAGCTGCAAACGCTGCAGCCGGAACTGGAGTAG
- a CDS encoding TonB family protein, whose amino-acid sequence MHSAVRTLAFIALCGPASAVAQTASPTRPGTEQVVNKIYTYVEQMPEFPGGQPALFRTLGQTIVYPAEALQQGLEGKVFVSFVVAVSGQVQDVKVSKSVHPLLDAEALRAVQALPAFVPGKQNGRPVAVAYTLPIAFRVPAEAAPAATAPVAPLLTGPRPAAKEGRSPHLQGGQEALAEYLKTVAYPADAQQAQASGLIVVDVTVGADGKVSKVGTDNGIGLQNGQATRLMPTLRFAAISLLNDAPAWVPGQLKGKNVSSNIQIPLQFDAASGTVSIVPGLRLFPDEGPAVPGGPEALLRTMSQRLQYPMEALRNQRQGKVVLFLQVSEAGRLEQPLVVGPVSPELDAEALRVATLLPPVFPALEQGKPVRSYYLLPVVFEIRE is encoded by the coding sequence ATGCATTCCGCAGTCCGTACCCTTGCATTTATAGCCCTGTGCGGCCCGGCTTCGGCCGTGGCGCAAACCGCCTCCCCTACCCGCCCCGGCACCGAGCAGGTTGTCAATAAAATCTACACCTACGTGGAGCAGATGCCCGAATTTCCGGGCGGCCAGCCCGCACTGTTCCGGACGCTGGGCCAGACGATAGTGTACCCGGCGGAGGCGCTGCAGCAAGGGTTGGAGGGCAAGGTGTTTGTGTCGTTTGTGGTGGCCGTGTCGGGGCAGGTACAGGACGTGAAGGTGAGCAAGAGTGTGCACCCGCTGCTCGATGCCGAGGCGTTGCGAGCCGTGCAGGCGCTGCCGGCTTTCGTGCCCGGTAAGCAGAACGGCCGCCCAGTGGCAGTAGCCTACACGCTGCCCATTGCGTTCAGAGTGCCCGCGGAAGCTGCGCCGGCAGCAACGGCCCCGGTGGCGCCGCTGCTCACGGGCCCGCGTCCGGCCGCTAAGGAAGGCCGTAGCCCGCACCTGCAGGGCGGACAGGAAGCCTTGGCCGAGTACCTGAAAACCGTAGCATACCCCGCAGACGCTCAGCAGGCCCAGGCCTCCGGACTCATCGTGGTAGATGTAACCGTAGGTGCCGACGGCAAGGTAAGCAAGGTGGGCACCGATAACGGCATCGGCCTGCAGAACGGGCAGGCTACACGCCTGATGCCCACGCTGCGCTTCGCCGCCATCAGCCTGCTCAACGACGCTCCCGCCTGGGTGCCGGGGCAGCTGAAGGGCAAAAACGTATCCAGCAACATCCAGATTCCGCTGCAGTTTGACGCCGCCAGTGGCACCGTGTCCATCGTTCCCGGGCTGCGGCTGTTTCCCGACGAAGGCCCTGCGGTACCGGGCGGGCCCGAAGCCCTACTTAGAACCATGTCGCAGAGGCTGCAGTACCCCATGGAAGCACTGCGCAACCAGCGGCAGGGCAAAGTGGTGCTGTTTCTGCAAGTCAGTGAAGCAGGCCGCCTGGAGCAGCCCTTGGTGGTCGGGCCAGTATCGCCGGAGCTTGATGCAGAAGCCTTACGCGTAGCAACTCTGCTGCCACCCGTGTTTCCAGCGCTGGAGCAAGGCAAGCCGGTACGCAGCTACTATTTGCTACCGGTGGTGTTCGAGATTCGGGAGTGA
- a CDS encoding aspartate-semialdehyde dehydrogenase yields the protein MKVAVVGATGLVGTEMLKVLAERNFPVTELLPVASARSVGQEIEFQGKKYKVVSMDDAIAARPAVAIFSAGGSISKQEAPRFAEVGTVVIDNSSAWRMDPTKKLVVPEINARELTAADKIIANPNCSTIQMVVALNELHQRYKVQRIVVSTYQSVTGTGKQAVDQLLEERAGQTPTNPAYPHRIDLNVLPHIDVFEDNGYTKEEMKMVNETKKIFGDDSIRVTATTVRIPVMGGHSEAVNVEFAEEFDLAEVRDILRRTAGVELVDDVKNNVYPMPKDAHGRDAVLVGRLRRDETQPRTLNLWVVADNLRKGAATNAVQIAEAMLEMGLLTT from the coding sequence ATGAAAGTAGCCGTAGTAGGTGCCACCGGCCTGGTGGGCACCGAGATGCTGAAAGTACTGGCCGAGCGCAACTTCCCGGTCACCGAACTGCTGCCCGTGGCCTCCGCCCGCTCGGTGGGCCAGGAAATAGAGTTCCAAGGCAAGAAATACAAGGTAGTGAGCATGGACGACGCCATTGCGGCCCGCCCCGCCGTAGCCATCTTCTCGGCCGGCGGCTCCATCAGCAAGCAGGAGGCGCCCCGCTTCGCCGAAGTCGGCACCGTGGTCATCGACAACTCCTCAGCCTGGCGCATGGACCCCACTAAAAAGCTGGTGGTGCCCGAAATCAACGCCCGGGAGCTGACCGCCGCCGATAAAATCATTGCCAACCCCAACTGCTCCACCATTCAGATGGTGGTGGCCCTCAACGAGCTGCACCAGCGCTACAAGGTGCAGCGCATTGTGGTGAGCACCTACCAGAGCGTGACGGGCACCGGCAAGCAGGCCGTAGACCAGCTGCTGGAAGAGCGTGCCGGCCAGACGCCCACTAACCCCGCCTACCCCCACCGCATCGACCTGAACGTGCTGCCCCACATCGACGTGTTCGAGGACAACGGCTACACCAAGGAGGAAATGAAGATGGTGAACGAGACCAAGAAAATCTTCGGCGACGACTCCATCCGCGTGACGGCCACCACCGTGCGCATCCCCGTGATGGGCGGCCACTCGGAAGCCGTGAACGTAGAATTCGCCGAGGAATTCGACTTGGCCGAAGTGCGCGACATCCTGCGCCGCACCGCCGGCGTGGAGCTGGTGGACGACGTAAAAAACAACGTGTACCCGATGCCCAAAGACGCCCACGGCCGCGACGCCGTGCTCGTCGGCCGCCTCCGCCGCGACGAAACCCAGCCCCGCACCCTCAACCTGTGGGTGGTGGCCGACAACCTGCGCAAAGGCGCCGCCACCAACGCCGTGCAGATTGCCGAAGCCATGCTAGAAATGGGCTTGCTGACGACCTAG
- the dxs gene encoding 1-deoxy-D-xylulose-5-phosphate synthase, which yields MIVEPGALLAEINSPDDLKKLSPDQLVQVSQELRQFIVDTVSIYGGHFGASLGVVELSVALHYVFNTPYDQLVWDVGHQAYGHKILTGRRDRFPTNRRYHGMSGFPKRSESEYDAFGVGHSSTSIGAALGMAVASDYKKEFDRQHIAVIGDGAMTAGMAFEALNHAGVANSNLLVILNDNCMSIDPNVGALKEYLTDITTSRTYNKVRDELWNVLGKLSKFGPNPQQIARKVESAMKATLLKQSNLFEALNFRYFGPVDGHDVQHLATILQDLKSIPGPKILHCVTVKGKGYALAEKDQTLWHAPGLFDKVTGEIHTKTYEKPQPPKYQDVFGHTIVELAEQNDKIMGVTPAMPSGCSLNIMMKAMPDRAFDVGIAEQHAVTFSAGLATQGLVPFCNIYSSFMQRAYDQVLHDVALQKLHVVFCLDRAGFAGADGPTHHGCYDLAYMRCIPNMVVSAPMNEEELRNLMYTATLPENAGPFSIRYPRGEGVMPEWRKPLKKITVGTGRVVREGEGVAVLSIGHIGNYAVKATQQLAAEGLNPGHYDMRFCKPLDEEMMHHICRQYKALVTVEDGCLPGGFGTAVLEFMADHGYSLPVKRLGIPDRIVEHGTQDELYKECGFDAAGIAAALREMSGKVVAAAPVLV from the coding sequence ATGATTGTCGAACCTGGTGCCCTGCTGGCGGAAATCAACTCGCCCGACGACCTGAAAAAGCTCAGCCCCGACCAGTTGGTGCAGGTGAGCCAGGAGCTGCGGCAATTTATTGTGGACACCGTCTCGATTTACGGCGGCCATTTCGGGGCCTCACTCGGGGTGGTGGAGCTGTCGGTGGCGTTGCACTACGTGTTCAACACGCCCTACGACCAGTTGGTGTGGGACGTGGGACACCAGGCTTACGGCCACAAAATCCTCACCGGCCGCCGCGACCGGTTCCCGACGAATCGCCGCTACCACGGCATGTCGGGCTTTCCCAAGCGCAGCGAAAGTGAGTACGACGCCTTCGGGGTGGGCCACAGCAGCACCAGCATCGGGGCGGCGCTGGGCATGGCCGTGGCTTCCGACTATAAGAAGGAGTTCGACCGCCAGCATATTGCCGTGATTGGTGATGGCGCCATGACGGCCGGTATGGCCTTCGAGGCCCTGAACCACGCCGGCGTGGCCAACTCCAACCTGCTGGTCATCCTCAACGACAACTGCATGAGCATCGACCCCAACGTGGGCGCGCTCAAGGAATACCTCACCGACATCACCACCTCCCGCACTTACAACAAGGTGCGCGACGAGCTGTGGAACGTGCTGGGCAAGCTCAGCAAGTTCGGCCCCAACCCCCAGCAGATTGCCCGCAAGGTGGAGTCGGCCATGAAGGCCACGCTGCTCAAGCAGAGCAACCTGTTCGAGGCCCTAAACTTCCGCTACTTCGGCCCCGTGGACGGGCACGATGTGCAGCACCTGGCCACCATCCTGCAGGACCTCAAGAGCATTCCGGGCCCCAAAATCCTGCACTGCGTGACGGTGAAGGGCAAGGGCTATGCGCTGGCCGAGAAAGACCAGACCCTGTGGCACGCCCCCGGCCTGTTCGACAAGGTGACGGGCGAAATCCACACCAAGACCTACGAGAAGCCCCAGCCGCCCAAGTACCAGGATGTGTTCGGGCACACCATCGTGGAGCTGGCCGAGCAGAACGACAAAATCATGGGCGTGACGCCGGCCATGCCTTCGGGCTGCTCGCTGAACATCATGATGAAGGCCATGCCCGACCGCGCCTTCGACGTGGGCATTGCCGAGCAGCACGCCGTGACCTTCTCGGCCGGCCTTGCCACGCAAGGGCTAGTGCCGTTCTGCAACATCTACTCCTCGTTCATGCAGCGCGCCTACGACCAGGTGCTGCACGACGTGGCCCTGCAGAAGCTGCACGTGGTATTCTGCCTTGACCGCGCCGGTTTTGCCGGTGCCGACGGCCCTACCCACCACGGCTGCTACGACTTGGCCTACATGCGCTGCATCCCGAACATGGTGGTATCGGCCCCCATGAACGAGGAGGAGCTGCGCAACCTGATGTACACGGCCACCCTGCCCGAAAACGCCGGCCCGTTCAGCATCCGCTACCCCCGCGGCGAAGGCGTGATGCCGGAGTGGCGCAAGCCGCTGAAGAAAATTACCGTGGGCACTGGCCGCGTGGTGCGCGAGGGCGAAGGCGTGGCGGTGCTCAGCATCGGCCACATCGGCAACTACGCCGTGAAAGCCACCCAGCAGCTCGCCGCCGAAGGCCTCAACCCCGGCCACTACGACATGCGCTTCTGTAAGCCGCTGGACGAAGAAATGATGCACCACATCTGCCGCCAGTATAAGGCCCTCGTGACGGTGGAGGATGGCTGCCTGCCCGGCGGCTTCGGCACGGCCGTGCTGGAGTTCATGGCCGACCACGGCTATTCCCTGCCCGTGAAACGCCTCGGCATTCCGGACCGCATTGTAGAGCACGGCACCCAGGACGAGCTCTACAAAGAGTGCGGCTTCGACGCCGCCGGTATTGCCGCCGCCCTGCGCGAGATGAGCGGGAAGGTGGTAGCCGCTGCGCCGGTGTTGGTGTAA